The Flavobacterium sp. K5-23 genome segment CCTTAAGTCAGAATACGATGGTCTTGTTCAAAAATACCGTAAGCAAATTGATGACAACATTAAAAACAAAAATTGCAGTTTTCTAACGGAAATCATAACTGTATACAAAAGCAACTTATTGAGAAATAAGACTGTCTTAGAAAAAATCAACCTAAGTGAAATTGATTTCGAACTAATAGATACAATCCGATTTTACAAAAAACAATTTCCTTTTTATATGTTGGAAAATCAAGTAGAGAAAGTATGGACAAAAAAAATAAGATATGAAATATTAGATGATATCGCCTCAACAAGTAAAAATTTAGATTCTTTAAAAGTTAATTTTAATGCAATGGCAATTGTTTCTAAAAACGCCATAATACAAAAAGAACTGTGTAAAATAAACACTCTTTTAGAAAGTCCTGCATCTTATGATGAAAGTATCTATAATCATTTTTGCCGTTATTTTGACCCTCACACTTCCTATTTTAGTAATGATTCTAAATCCAGTTTTGTTGCTTCTTTATCTAATGAACGATTATCATTAGGAATGGTTGTAAATCTTAATGAAAAAAACGAAATTATTATTCACGAATTAGATCCAAAAGGACCTGCTTTCCAAACAGGAAAAATAAAAAAAGGGGATCAGATTATTTCTATTTCGAATCAGAAAGAAACACTTCAGGTTTCCTGTTCATCCTTAGAGTCTATTTCAAATATGATCCAGTCAGAAACAAATAAAGAAATTGTTTTGACATTGAAAAGAAATTCAAGTAACTATTTTGAAGTGCCAATTGAAAAAAAAATATTAAAAGACGAGAGCGATTCGGTTTACAGTTTTATCGTTGAAAAAAACAAAAAAATTGGATATATAAAAATACCGGGGTTTTATGGTGATTTCGAAGGAGAAAGCGGAAAAGGTTGTGCCGAAGATGTAGCTAAAGAAATATTCAATTTACAAAAAGAGAATGTAAAGGGCTTAGTTATCGACTTAAGTGATAATGGTGGAGGGTCAATGGAAGAAGCCATCAAATTAGCAGGGATATTTGTCGACAAAGGGCCTATTTCTATAATTATCGACAACAAACAAACACAAACAATTATAGAGGATCCCTTTTTTGGAATGCTATACAAAGACCCAATAGTTTTAATGATAAATAGCAGTTCAGCGTCGGCATCTGAGTTTTTTGCCTCGATATTGCAAGATTACAATAGAGCTATATTGGTAGGCACTCCCACTTTAGGAAAGGCAACTATGCAATCTATTCGTCCATTAGAAGAATATAAAGATGATCATTTTCTTAAAATAACTATTAATAAATTTTACAGAATTACTGGAAAAAGCCATCAGAAAACAGGCGTAAATCCTGATGTGTACCTGCCGGAATTCTATGAAAACATTTATCAAAAAGAGAAAGATCAAATCACGGCTTTCAAAAATGACAGTATTGAAACCCCTATTTATATCAAACCATATATAAAGCCAAGTTTGATTCAAAAAATAGCACTAAAAAATAATCGAAGAATTGATACAATCTCTTATTTTAATGAAATTAAAATAATCAATACTAAATTAAATTCCCTTAATAATAATCCTAAAAGGGAAACAGCAATGACACTAGACTCTGTTTTCAATGACCAAAAAGCAATTAATAGTTTATTTGAAGAAATCAGTTCTTTTGAAAGTAAAAAACTCGATTTAAACATTTATAATTCAGACCTAACCAATTTACATTTGAATTTTAATTTACCCGATAAAGAAAATAATCAGCTACGATTGAAAGCTTTAAAAACAAACCATTACCTAGGTGAAGCGATACAAATATTAGAAGATTTCATTACATTGAAATAAAAAATTGAATTATAACTCAAATTCGTTAAAAGAATATAGTTTAATTTTTTGTAAAATAACTAATAACTGTATTTTTGCATTACAAAACAATAAATAGAAATGGGAAGAGCATTTGAGTTTAGAAAAGGTAGAAAAATGAAACGTTGGTCAGCAATGGCTAAAGCATTTACTAGAATTGGAAAAGATATCGTAATGGCTGTTAAGGAAGGTGGACCAAATCCTGATGCAAATTCAAGATTACGTGCAGTTATCCAAAACTCTAAGGCAGCTAATATGCCCAAAGAAAATGTAGAGCGTGCCATTAAGAAAGCAACAGATAAAGATACGGCTAACTATAAAGAAATATTGTTTGAAGGTTATGCTCCACACGGAATTGCGATATTAATCGAAACAGCCTCTGATAACAACAATAGAACTGTAGCAAATATTCGTAGTTATTTTAATAAATGCAACGGAACAATGGGAACTCAAGGTTCAGTTGAATTTATGTTTGACCATACTTGTAATTTCAGGATTCCTGCAAACGGAATTGATCCAGAAGAGTTAGAATTAGAATTAATCGATTTTGGAGCCGAAGAAGTATTTGAAGACGAGGATGGTATTTTAATTTATGCTGCTTTTAATAGTTTTGGTACCATTCAAAAAGAATTAGAAAGCAGAAATTTAGAAATCCTTTCTTCAGGTTTTGAGAGAATTCCTCAAATCACAAAAAAACTATCAGAAGCTGAAATGGCTGATGTAGAGAAACTAATTGAAAAAATAGAGGAAGATGACGACGTGATGAACGTGTATCATACAATGGAAGAAGCATAATCTATCCTCCTTATATATACTAAACTCCAGTTAAGCTGGAGTTTTTTATTTAATATTGTGTTTAAATTCAAAATCAATACCCATGTTATTTCTTATTTTCAGTATTTTATGTAGTGTTACTGTAGGGGTTATTTTCAAAATTTCTCGAAAGTATACTATTAACACCATACAAATTGTTACTTGGAATTATGTTTTTGCCCTGCTTCTTTGTTACTTTTCTTTCTCCCCAGACTTAAAAACATTAGATGCTACTGCACCTTGGAGTATTTATATATCTCTAGGTATTTTGCTGCCATCAGTCTTTCTTTTTTTGGCTGCATCGATAAAACATATGGGTATCGTAAAAACAGACGCCGCACAACGGCTATCGCTGTTCATCCCCATCATAGCTGCTTGGTTATTATTTAAAGAAGATTTTAATCCACTAAAAATCACTGCTTTTATAATAGCTTTACCGGCACTATTACTTATTCTTTCTAAGAAATCAGACAATAAAAGTAATAAATGGATTTATCCAGCCGTCGTGTTGATTGGATTTGGAGTTATTGACGTATTATTCAAACAAATTGCATTAACTACAAGCTTGGCATTCACAACATCATTGTTGGTTATTTTTTGCATTGCATTGCTTATAATGATTGCTGTGGTCGTTTATGAAGTTGTTTTCAAAAAAGAAAAATTAAAAGGGATCAATTTCCTTTTAGGAGGCTTGGTTGGTGTATTTAATTTTGGAAATATCCTCTTCTACTTGAAAGCTCACAAGGCATTTTCAGAGAACCCTTCAACCGTTTTTGCAGGAATGAATATGGGAGTAATTATCATTGGAAGTCTCATTGGAATTTTAGTGTTTAAAGAAAAAATAAGCCTGAAAAACTACATAGGTTTATTTTTAGCTTTAGTCGCTATAATATTGATTGTAGCATCCCAAATCTATGCCTAAATAATTTCACGAAAACTCATCATAATTAAACCTGAACAATAAATCATAAAAGTTCTATAAATATAAAAAAACAAAAACTCCAGATTGCTCTGGAGTTTTTAATATCTAAAAAATAGAGTTACTATTTTATCATTTCAATTTTTTGAGATTCCTCTTCATTGATACTATCAAAGAATCCTTGCTCATTCATCCAGTCATCACTGAATACTTTACTCATATAGCGTGAACCGTGATCTGGGAATATAGCGATAACATTACTGTTAGCATCAAACTCTCCATCTTCGGCATATTGCTTTATGGCTTGTAATACAGCCCCTGAAGTATACCCTACAAACAATCCCTCTTTCCTAACGATTTCTCTTGCTGAATGTGCGCTTTCTTCATCGGTAACTTTAATGAATTTATCGATGATGTCAAAATCTGTAGCTGAAGGAATTAAATTTTTTCCCAATCCTTCAATACGGTAAGGATAGATCTCTTCATTATCGAATTCTTTTGTTTCATGGTACTTTTTCAATACCGAACCAAAAGCATCAACACCAAGAACTCTAATATCAGGATTTTGCTCTTTCAAGAATTTTGCCGTACCGGAAATTGTACCACCCGTTCCGCTACAAGCGATAAGATGGGTAATTTTTCCGTTAGTTTGTTTCCAAATTTCGGGTCCTGTTGAATTATAATGGGCATCAATATTCAATTGATTGAAATATTGATTTATATAAACTGAACCTTTCGTTTCTTCATGCAAACGTTTAGCAACATTATAATAAGAGCGTTCATCATCAGCAGATACATGAGCTGGACACACATAAACTTTTGCGCCCATACTACGTAACATGTCAATTTTATCTTTGGATGATTTAGAACTAACTGCAAGAATACAACTGTATCCTTTAATAATACTCACCATCGCTAAACTAAAACCAGTATTTCCTGATGTAGTTTCGATAATAGTATCACCTGGAGTTAAAATTCCTTTTCTCTCAGCCTCTTCAATTATGTATAATGCAATTCTATCTTTAGAGGAATGTCCCGGATTAAAAGCTTCAACCTTTGCGTAGAAGTTTCCTTCTAATTTTTCGGTGACCTTGTTTAGTTTAATAAGTGGTGTATTACCTATTAATTCTAAAACGTTATTATAAGCATCTATATCTTCTCTCATAAAAAAATAGTTAATCAAAGTTTCATTTTATTGAAACCTCGAACTATGGCAAATTTAACAAAAAAATTCTAATTACATTTTAATTTTCTCTAAATCTAATAAAAAGGCAAACTCCTTTGCCAACTCTTTCAGTGCTTCAAACCTACCTGAAGCCCCACCATGACCCGCATCCATATTCGTGTCAAGGTATAAAACAGTATTATCTTTTTTTAAAGTTCTTAACTTTGCTACCCATTTTGCAGGCTCCCAGTACTGAACTTGAGAGTCATGAAGCCCTGTAGAGATATACATATTAGGATATGCTTGCTCTTTTAGGTTATCATACGGAGAATAAGATCTCATATAATTGTAATATTTTTTAACATTTGGATTTCCCCATTCATCATATTCCCCAGTTGTCAAAGGAATGGTGTCATCAAGCATTGTTGTCATTACATCGACAAAAGCAACCTGAGCAATAACGCCGTTATATAATTCAGGTGCCATATTTATTAATGCTCCCATTAACAATCCTCCTGCCGAACCTCCTTCAGCATACAAATGTGCAGGTGATGTATATTTTTGTTCAATTACAAATTTAGAACAATCGATAAAATCCGTAAAAGTATTTTTCTTTTTAAGCAATTTTCCATCTTCATACCATTGACGTCCAAGGTCTTCTCCTCCACGTATGTGTGCAATTGCAAAAATAAATCCTCTGTCTAACAATGTTAATCGAGTTGATGAGAAATTAGGATCCATAGAGTGTCCATATGAACCGTAGGCATATAATAACATTGGGTTTTCCCCATCTTTTTTCAACCCTTTTCTATAAACCATAGAAATAGGCACTTTAGTCCCATCATTTGCAGTTGCCCAAACACGTTCTTCAATATAATTATCTTTGTCAAATTTACCTCCAAGAACTTCCAGTTCTTTTTTAATATCTTTTACTTTGGTTTTCATATTGAAATCAATAATCGAAGCGGGAGTGGCCAATGATTGGTATCCGTAACGCAAAATATCTGTATCAAAATCAACATTTATTGAAGTATAGGCCGTATAAGTTTCGCTTTTAAAAGGTAAATAATACTCCCCTTTCCCACTCCAAGGCATAATACGTATCTTACATAAACCATTAGATCGCTCTTCAACAACTAAATAGTCTTTAAATATCTCTATATTCTCAATTAACACATCGTCTCTGTGTGGGATTATATCAACCCAATTCTCCATTGAAGTAGCTATTTCAGGAGTTTTCATCAATTTGAAATTGGTCGCCTTGTCTTTATTGGTTACAATATAAAAACTATCTTCATAATGAGAAATATCGTATTCCAATCCTCTTTTTCGTTTTTGAAAAACTTTGAATTTCCCTTCTGGCTTATCAGCTAATAAAGTTCTATACTCCGTAGTCAAAGTACTTGAAGAACCTATTACTAAATATTTTTTTGATTTTTCTTTACCAACACCAACATTGAATGTATCATCTTTTTCAAAATAAACAAGTATGTCTTCTGATGAATCGGTTCCAAGTTTATGTTTAAAAACTTTATCAGAACGCAACGTTTTCTCGTCCTGTCTTGTGTAAAAAATCGTTTTATTGTCATTTGCCCAAGTTGAATTTCCTGTGGCATTTTCTATTTTGTCGGCATAAATCTCTCCAGTTAAAAGATTTTTAACGTATAAAGTATAGATTCGTCTTCCTACTACATCAATAGCATAAGTAGCAAATTGATTGTCAGTACTGATACTTAATCCACTCAATTTGAAATATTTTTTATCCTTAGCCATTTCGTTGCAATCGAACATAATTTCTTCTTTTGCATCTAGACTACCATTTTTACGAGAATAAACAGGATAATCTTTACCCGTCTCAAAACGAGTAATATAATAATAACCATTATATAAATAAGGAACTGACTCATCATCTTCCTTGATTCTGCCTTTCATTTCCTCGTACAATTCTTTTTGAAAATCTTTAGTATGAGCAGTCATTTCATGATAATACTCATTCTCTTTATTAAGATAATCAATAACCTCTGGATTTTCCCTGTTATTCATCCAAAAATAATTATCGACTCTTATATCTCCGAATTTTTCAAATATTGTAGGGATAATTTTAGCAACTGGTGGCTGTATGTTTTCTATCATTTCTAGAGCTTCATTTTTGTGGAAGTAGTTGCAAAAATAACAAAAAGACTACTTAGGATGAATATGTTTTTGATTAAACTTTTATTGATAATGATTCAACAATGTATTAAATTTGTAAATCAATAATTTATAAATTTAAAATTATAAAAATGGATTTAATGGGAATGATGGGAAAACTTAGGGATACCCAACAAAAAATAGAAGAAACAAAAAAGAGATTGGACAGTGTTTTAATAGACGAACAAAGTAATGATGGTTTATTAAAAGTAACATTGAGTGCTAATACCAAAATAAAATCAATCACAATTGATGATAGTTTACTAGAAGACAAAGAACAACTGGAGGATTATTTGATCTTGGTAATGAATAAAGCCATTGAAAAAGCATCAAGTGTGAATCAGGCTGAATTAGATGCGGTTACCAAAATGGATATGCCAATGATTCCAGGAATGGATGATTTGTTTAAATAAAAAATGTTTAAGGTTTAAAGTTTTAGTCAACACTAAAACTTTAAACCTTAAATTTTATAGTCAAGTTACATTTTCTCTAAGGTTTCTAACACATAATTATGCATTACCTCTCTATAATCTAAGTGCGTAACAATTCTAAGCTTGCCAAAGCCCAAAGAACTTATAGAAATATTTTTTTGCTTTAATTTCTCAATTAAAAGCTGCTCACTATAATTAGGCACTAATGAGAAAATCAAAATATTAGTCTCAACTGGTTCAACTGAGGCTACCCAACTCACTTTACTCAATACAGCAGCCAGTTCTTTGGCTCTTCGATGATCCTCAGCAAGACGTCCTATGTTATTTTCTAAAGCATAAAGTCCTGCAGCAGCTAAATAACCAACCTGACGCATACCTCCGCCTAAAATTTTTCTAATTCTAAGCGCTTTGTGAATAGTCGCTTTATCACCTAACAAAACAGACCCAATAGGTGCACCAAGTCCTTTTGACAAACAAACTGATATGGTATCAAAAATTTTACCAAAGGCTTTAGGATCTTGCTTTTTAGCTACTAAAGCATTCCAAATTCGAGCACCGTCAAGATGAAACTTTAAATTATTAGCATCACAAACTTCTTTTATTTTTTGTAAATCTTCCAATTCATAACAGGCTCCACCCCCTTTATTAGTTGTGTTTTCAACACATACTAAAGTTGTTAATGGGCTATGATAAAACTCGGGGTCATTGATTGCCCCAGCTACTTGGTCCGCTGTTATCATACCGCGATCTCCATCCAATAAACAACAAGAAACTCCACTGTTGAAAGAAACTCCACCCCCTTCATAATTATAAACATGTGCATATTTATCAGCGATTAACTGTTCACCTGGTTGAGTATGCAATTTTATAGCCGTTTGATTAGCCATTGTTCCTGAAGGGAAAAACAAACCCGCTTCCATACCAAATATTTGAGCAATAGTATCTTCTAATTCAATAACTGTTGGATCTTGTTTGTAAACATCATCACCCACCTGGGCATTAAACATATATTGCAACATTTCATAGGTAGGCTTAGTAACAGTATCGCTTATTAAATTTATTTCCATGTATTGATTTTATATTGTTTTTAAAGACACCATAAAACGTGTCTCTATTTATATTTTATTATTTTTGTCACACAAAATTACATAATTTATGACAACTACCGAACAAATAAAAGGTATTGTAGAGCGCCTTGGTGCGTTGAGGAGGTATCTTTGACGTTGATGCCAAACTAATTGAGATTTCCAACGAAGAAGAAAAGACTTTTGCACCTGATTTTTGGAACAATGCAAAGGAAGCTGAACTAATTGTTAAGAATCTAAGAAACAAGAAAAAATGGATAGAAGATTACGATAAAGCAGTTGAAATGACTGACGAATTGCAATTAGCCTATGAGTTTTATCGAGAAGGCGAATTGACTGTTGAGGAACTTGACGATCAATATACACTTGTTGAAAATCATATCGAAGCCATTGAATTCAAAAATATGCTTTCGGAAGAAGGTGATAGTTTGAGTGCTGTTCTACAAATAACAGCTGGTGCAGGTGGAACAGAAAGTTGCGATTGGGCTGAAATGCTTATGCGTATGTATATGATGTGGGCCGAGAAATATGGCTACAAAATCAAAGAACTCAATTACCAAAAAGGAGATGCTGCAGGAATAAAAACAGTGACTCTGGAAATTGAAGGTGATTATTCTTTTGGTTACCTAAAAGGTGAAAACGGTGTACACCGATTAGTACGAATATCTCCTTTTGACAGTAATGCTAAAAGACATACTTCGTTTGCTTCGGTTTATGTATATCCACTTGTCGATGATACTATTGAAATTGAAATTAATCCAGCCGATATCGACATTGTAACAGCTCGTTCTAGTGGTGCCGGTGGACAAAATGTGAATAAGGTTGAGACTAAAGTACAGTTGACTCACAAACCAACTGGAATTCAGATTCAATGTTCAGAAACGCGGTCCCAACACGATAACAGAAACAGGGCAATGCAAATGTTACGTTCGCAACTTTATGAAATAGAACTTAAAAAACAGCAGGAACAACGTAGCGATATTGAAGCTGGAAAAATGAAAATAGAATGGGGTTCGCAAATACGAAACTATGTTATGCAACCTTATAAATTAGTTAAAGACGTTAGAACTGGTTATGAAACCAGCAATGTAGACGGCGTTATGAACGGTGAAATAGACGAATTTCTAAAAGCATATTTAATGATGATGGGGCAAAAAGAAGAAGACTCATAAATTCATTTAATAAATTCAAACCCGACAGTTTTATGAAAAATTGTCGGGTTTTTTATATTTTTGAACAAGACACCTTACCTATTATAATTTCTATAAATAGTATAATACCTTTAAAAGGTAGAGCATTAATAAATTACTTTCTCCTATAAATAGAAATAAAGTTAATCTTATCCATTCCGAATCTTAAAATATTAGGAATTACAACACTAAATTGTTTTATTTGACTTCCATAATGTAACTAAACCAATTAATTAATGAAATCCTATTCAATCCAAGAAATAAATGATATTCTGAAAGGAGTCATTGTAGGTAATACCATAAACAAGATTACCGCACCAGAACAAATAGAAATTGCTTCCGATACTGAAATTACATTTATTGGTAACAAAAAATACGAAAAATTCTGGGCAACTTCTAAAGCTTGCGCTGCAGTTGTTAATGAAGATATCTCTATAGAACCAGGAGATAACAGGGTTTTTATAAAAGTTAAAAATGCGGATTTAGCTATGTCTCAAGTATTGGAACTTTATGCACCTCCTACACCTTTATTTAATGTAGCTATTCACCCAACAGCTGTTGTTGATGAAACAGCAATCATTTGTAATGGAGTGAAAATTGGTGCTGGTTGCTATATAGGTCCAAAAGTTATTATTGGAGATAATGCCGTACTATATCCTAATGTTACCATTCTTGATGAATGTAGCATAGGGAAAAACACAATTATTTGGTCAGGAGCAGTAGTTAGAGAGCGTTGCCATATAGGAAATGATTGTATAATTCATCCTAACGCTACTATTGGAGCAGATGGATTTGGTTTTCGTCCAGATCCAGAAAGAGGCTTGGTTAAAGTACCTCAAATAGGAAATGTAATCATCGGAAACGGTGTTGAAATTGGCGCTAATTCTTGTGTTGACAGAGGAAAATTCAGTTCTACCGTTTTAGGTGACGGATGTAAAATTGATAATTTAGTACAAATTGGTCATAACAGTAAACTGGGACGTTTTTGTATTATGGCAGGTCATAGTGGATTGGCTGGTTCAGTGACTTTAGGAAACGGAGTAATCATTGGCGGAAGCGCTTCTATTAAAGACCACGCAACCATAGGTGACGGAGCAATCGTAGGCGCAGGTTCTGGTGTTACTGGAGATATTGCAGCAGGAAAAACAATGCTTGGCTATCCTGCAATTGATGCGAGAGACGCACTCAGACAATGGGCTATTTTGAAAAGGCTCGTTAACGATTCTAAAAAATAACTTCGCTTTCACAACTAAATCAACAATAAAACAGTAGCTATCTACTGTTTTATTGTTGATATAACAATCCAAACATAAAAAACAGATTCTATTCTATCAATTACACTGAATATATTTCAGAAGATTTTGTATTTTAGCCGTCTATTTCTTCAAACACTATAACACATGGATTTAAGCTTCAATAAAAACGAAGATCACAATAAACTTTTACTTTCAGCTTTAAAACAAAAATTTGGGCAAGTAAAATTAGGCGGAGGCGAAAAACGCATCCAAAAATTGCATAACGAAGGTAAAATGACTGCCCGCGAGCGTATTGATTATTTACTTGATCCAAAAGCTAAAAGCATTGAAATTGGAGCTTTTGTAGGTGAAGGAATGTACAAAGAGCATGGCGGTTGTCCTTCTGGAGGAGTAATCGTAAAAATAGGTTATATTAGAGGAAAACAATGTATCGTAGTTGCAAATGACGCTACTGTAAAAGCAGGTGCCTGGTTCCCTATAACAGCAAAGAAAAACTTACGTGCGCAAGAAATTGCAATGGAAAATAGATTGCCTATTATTTATCTTGTAGATAGCGCTGGAGTTTACTTACCATTACAAGACGAAATATTCCCGGATAAAGAACATTTTGGACGTATTTTTAGAAATAATGCTCAAATGAGTAGTATGGGAATTACACAAATCTCTGCTATTATGGGAAGCTGTGTTGCTGGTGGAGCTTACCTACCTATTATGAGTGACGAAGCTATTATTGTTGATAAAACAGGAAGTATATTCCTGGCTGGAAGTTATTTGGTTAAAGCAGCCATTGGCGAAAGCATCGATAACGAAACATTGGGTGGAGCAACAACACATTGCGAAATATCAGGAGTTACAGATTACAAAGCCAAAGACGACAAAGACGCATTAGACAAAATAAAAAATATAGTTGATAAAATAGGTGATTTTGATAAAGCTGGATACAGCCGAATTAAAGCCGTAAAACCAGCCTTAGACGAAAAAGAAT includes the following:
- a CDS encoding acyl-CoA carboxylase subunit beta; the encoded protein is MDLSFNKNEDHNKLLLSALKQKFGQVKLGGGEKRIQKLHNEGKMTARERIDYLLDPKAKSIEIGAFVGEGMYKEHGGCPSGGVIVKIGYIRGKQCIVVANDATVKAGAWFPITAKKNLRAQEIAMENRLPIIYLVDSAGVYLPLQDEIFPDKEHFGRIFRNNAQMSSMGITQISAIMGSCVAGGAYLPIMSDEAIIVDKTGSIFLAGSYLVKAAIGESIDNETLGGATTHCEISGVTDYKAKDDKDALDKIKNIVDKIGDFDKAGYSRIKAVKPALDEKELFGVLPKARNEQYDMMEIINRLVDNSEFEAYKDGYGQTILTGYARIDGWAVGIVANQRKVVKTKTGEMQFGGVIYSDSADKATRFIANCNQKKIPLVFIQDVTGFMVGSKSEQGGIIKDGAKMVNALSNSVVPKFTVIVGNSYGAGNYAMCGKAFDPRLIFAWPSAELAVMGGTQAAKVLAQIEASSLKSKGEIVDEAKEAELFSKIKARYDEQVSPYYAASRLWTDAIIDPLDTRTWISMGIEAANHAPIEKKFNLGVIQV